The following are encoded together in the Labrus mixtus chromosome 2, fLabMix1.1, whole genome shotgun sequence genome:
- the lyl1 gene encoding T-cell acute lymphocytic leukemia protein 1 homolog, giving the protein MMEKLNPSCPPASPPTLPRSPSSSSTSSPSCASVEQSSPLQNKTSASPQDMSSPETHNGHTEVSAATKISHSSDTPAAPEPVMMEPEEEEAEAEEKPGEPSNTTTPAASACRSPPLSSPPPLLPAPAKTSLCRLPLPPSTTPLPSSSPLPPHIPVISLGHSKPPLPLPNTPLTALHPIPNLLHGRRSQLTYMPVSSPGASGSSAAAGAPSALSPGPLMPQQYLSAHSFFTSSFLGHPAGNYGVITSSRIKRRPSSHFEMEISECPPQKLARRVFTNSRERWRQQNVNGAFSELRKLIPTHPHDKKLSKNEILRLAVKYINFLVTLLNDQAQDKRRDSAEEEDEEEEEEEEDESTTAGSDRSKQNPLFKCHTPPQAPSSDHPALATVHRDRDSTDSVIALANSPATSSCYGDTDSEESCRVKTSLVTNGILGKVKGQRRMVASTHDER; this is encoded by the exons ATGATGGAGAAGCTGAACCCCAGCTGCCCACCTGCTTCACCCCCCACCCTTCCCCGCTCCCCCTcatcttcctccacctcctccccctcctgtgCCTCTGTGGAGCAGAGCAGTCCCCTTCAGAACAAGACTTCAGCCTCCCCACAAGACATGAGCAGCCCCGAGACACACAACGGACACACGGAGGTTTCTGCTGCCACAAAAATCAGCCACAGCTCCGATACTCCTGCTGCACCTGAGCCCGTCATGATGgagccggaggaggaggaggcggaggcggaggagaagccAGGAGAACCAAGCAACACCACAACACCTGCTGCTTCTGCCTGCAGGTCTCCCCCTCTCTCGTCCccgcctcccctcctccctgcaCCAGCCAAGACCTCCCTGTGCCGTCTTCCTCTTCCACCGTCCACCACCCCCCtcccttcatcctctcctcttcctccacacaTTCCAGTCATCAGCCTGGGTCACAGCAAACCTCCTCTCCCGCTCCCGAATACCCCTTTGACTGCCCTCCACCCCATCCCCAACCTGCTGCACGGCCGCCGCAGTCAGCTGACCTACATGCCTGTGTCCAGCCCCGGAGCCTCTGGATCGTCTGCGGCCGCTGGGGCCCCTTCAGCTCTGTCCCCGGGGCCCCTGATGCCTCAGCAGTACCTGTCGGCACACTCCTTCTTCACCAG TTCTTTCCTGGGTCACCCAGCAGGAAACTATGGGGTCATCACCAGCAGCAGGATCAAACGGAGACCCTCGTCACACTTTGAGATGGAAATCAGTGAAT GTCCACCTCAGAAACTTGCTCGTCGTGTCTTCACCAACAGCCGCGAGCGGTGGCGGCAGCAGAACGTGAACGGAGCTTTCTCCGAGCTGAGGAAGCTCATTCCGACGCACCCACATGACAAAAAGCTCAGCAAGAATGAAATCCTGCGTCTGGCTGTCAAGTACATCAACTTCTTGGTCACTCTGCTCAATGATCAGGCCCAGGACAAGAGACGGGACTCagccgaggaggaggacgaagaggaggaggaggaggaggaggatgaaagcACGACAGCAGGGTCGGACAGGAGCAAACAGAACCCCCTCTTCAAGTGCCACACTCCCCCTCAGGCGCCATCCTCCGACCACCCCGCCTTGGCGACCgtgcacagagacagagactcaACAGACTCAGTCATCGCTCTGGCTAACTCCCCAGCTACATCCAGTTGCTATGGTGACACGGACAGTGAGGAAAGCTGCAGGGTAAAGACCTCTTTGGTGACCAATGGCATTCTGGGAAAAGTAAAGGGTCAGAGAAGGATGGTGGCATCGACACATGATGAGCGGTGA